One Sporosarcina sp. ANT_H38 genomic window, CAACTCGTTCCCCTTATTGTTGTCGGTATCGAGCTGAACTTGTACAGGAGGCTTGTAATCGACCACCGTAACATAGATAAGAAAAAGTGTACAAATAAGAACTGGAATAAGGGCAATCCAACCCACTATTTTTAAGGACCTCTTAATCATGATTTATACTAACCTCCTCATTTGTGCAACTACTCAGTATAATAGCACCGATTCTACAGAGAATGCACCCTAAATTGAGAAGGGTTGCTACAAATTTGAAGGTAATAAGGTACCTAATTTAAATCAATATAACGATTAAGAAATTGATCCATTGTCCTTTTATATTTGTCTTCGTCCAATGCAAATGATTCACCATGATTCGCATTCGGGACAAGCATAATTTCCGCATCACTTGACGTATGCTGATACAAATTCTCTGCCATCTTCGTTGGTACAAATGTATCGCTTTCCCCATGAATATACAGGATTGGGACATCCGTCTTCTTCACTGCATTCAGTACACTTGCTTCCCTGAATGAATAACCTGCTCTGATCTTCGTTAACACACTTGTGCTATCTAACAGTGGAAATGCCGGCAAGTGAAACATCCGATTCATTTGATACGCCAATAATTGATAGACAGATTCATAAGGACTGTCCGCTATAATAGCCTTGACCTGGTGAGGAATTTCGTCTTCCCCACTAGCCATCAAGACAGTCGCCGCCCCCATCGATAAACCATGGTAGGCCACTTTCGTATCAGGCCCAATCTTTTTCACCAATAAGTTAGTCCAATCAATCAAATCGAGCCGATCAGGCCAGCCGAATCCATAATAATCCCCCTCACTCTCTCCATGCCCCCGTGCATCAGGCATGAAAATGTTGTAATTCAAATCGCTATGATAATGCTGTCCAAATAGCCCCATCTGCTTCGCATTTCCTAAATAGCCATGATTTAAAATGACCAATTTATCTGTTGGCGTGGATGCGGGCAAATAGTAACCTGACAGTTTAAGTCCGTCGCGTGATGTTAAAGTAAGTCGTTCAAATTTTTGAGCAGCAACCCAATCTATCCAATTTCCATTTAAAAAAAGTTCCATTGTCTGATCTGACACTTCTAAATCTGTATTCTTCTGCAGGAACTCTTTCGGTCCCCGCTTGACTGCTAACTCATAAAAAAAGAAGCTCCCTATGATTTGGATCATCAAGAAAACAGCAACAAAAAGAACAAGTAGCCTCTTCCAATTGATTCGAATCTTACTCATTCCCCTTTACTATTCTGTCTTTTAGCGTTCATGATGCCTATGATTAGTATAGTAGAAAAACTTTGGATGATGGAAGAAATCCTCGATATTACACAAATTACCAACCACTTTTAAACTGCGCGAAGGATACTAGATACATATGTGTGGGTTTGAGTAATCATGAAAGTTTGCTGGATACCTATTTCGCAAACTGACCCCTTAACTTTATGCTAAATTGATACTTTTAGAAGTGCCAAAACTCTGATAAGGTTATCAACAAATATAAAAACTGATAAAAAGGGGAAAGGTCTATGCACACAACAAAAAGTGATACACACAAAAACTCACAAACTTTTGATTTGATTCAAAACGACAAAAAAACTGTGAACGAAAACATCATCTCCATGAACTCTACGAAAAGGAATTCAAACTCAAGTACTTTTGATTTAATTCAAACATCAATGTTAGTTGCACTTGTATTCGTTGCAACCCTCTTAATAAATATTAAACTACCTATATCACCAAACGGCGGTTTGGTTCATCTGGGGACAGGCATGCTATTTATAATATCCATCTTATTTGGTCCTAAAAAAGGAGCAATTGCCGGTGCTGTTGGTATGGGGTTATTTGATTTAATATCTGGTTGGACATTGTGGGCACCTTTTACGATTGTAGCTCGAGGCTTACAAGGATATATAGTTGGAAAAATCGCCTGGTCGAATGGCCGCCAAGGAAACAGCTTTACATTTAATCTACTAGCTACCATTAGTTCGATTCCCTTTATGTTAGGCATCTATTATATTTGTGAACGAGTTTTATTCGGTAGTTGGGTTATACCAGTGGCCTCAATTCCCGGGAACCTCATTCAGAATATTGTAGGTATCTGTGTAGCCATTCCGGTTTGTGTTGTACTAAAAAAAGTTCCCGTTTTAAATAGAAACTATAAAAAGTGACTCGGGCTTTAGATCAGAGTTATCTCATTTCTGCATAGAAGCATTGAACTGTACCAGGCACCTTTAATTGACCTTCTGCGAGAATTTTCACCAAACCGTGGTATTCAAGCGCCATCACAAAAAATAAAAAAACACTTCTTTGATCAATCAATGATCAAGGAAGTGCTTTTTTTTAGAGAAGCTCGAGTGTTATATTATCGTGCTGAATTTAATAATTTTAATACTTCTTTGGCAACTGCACCACCTGATGCTGGATTTTGTCCAGTGACAACGCGGTCATCTGCTACAGCGAACTCTGCCCAGTCTTCACCTTTCACATACTTGGCACCTCTGTTAACAATTTCATCTTCTGTTAAAAATGGAACTGTTGTATCTAATCCAAGTGCGATTTCTTCAGTATTGGCGAAGCCTGCAACCTTTTTATTAGCAATTAAATAGTTACCTGCCGCATTTTTAATATTTAATAAGCCAACAGAACCATGACAAACAGCAGAGACGATCCCGCCATTCTCATATATT contains:
- a CDS encoding alpha/beta hydrolase, coding for MSKIRINWKRLLVLFVAVFLMIQIIGSFFFYELAVKRGPKEFLQKNTDLEVSDQTMELFLNGNWIDWVAAQKFERLTLTSRDGLKLSGYYLPASTPTDKLVILNHGYLGNAKQMGLFGQHYHSDLNYNIFMPDARGHGESEGDYYGFGWPDRLDLIDWTNLLVKKIGPDTKVAYHGLSMGAATVLMASGEDEIPHQVKAIIADSPYESVYQLLAYQMNRMFHLPAFPLLDSTSVLTKIRAGYSFREASVLNAVKKTDVPILYIHGESDTFVPTKMAENLYQHTSSDAEIMLVPNANHGESFALDEDKYKRTMDQFLNRYIDLN
- a CDS encoding ECF transporter S component, whose translation is MNSTKRNSNSSTFDLIQTSMLVALVFVATLLINIKLPISPNGGLVHLGTGMLFIISILFGPKKGAIAGAVGMGLFDLISGWTLWAPFTIVARGLQGYIVGKIAWSNGRQGNSFTFNLLATISSIPFMLGIYYICERVLFGSWVIPVASIPGNLIQNIVGICVAIPVCVVLKKVPVLNRNYKK